The Opitutaceae bacterium nucleotide sequence TCACCTTGCGCTGCCACTTCTTCATGACCTCGCGCATCTCCTCAAGTTCGGCCCGATGGGAGGGATTGAGAGCGAGATTGTTGAGTTCGAAAGGGTCTGCTTCGGTATCATAGAGTTCCTCGACCGGCCTCCGGTTCTGCAGGAGCAGCTTTTGTGGGCCCTCGAGCCGGTCCTCGCCGTGAAGCCGCCAGATCTCCTGCATGATCGGGTGTCGGTTCCGGTAGGGAATCCAGAGCAGATAGGGTTGTTCGGGACGGAAATTGCAGATGTACTTGAACCGTCGGTTGCGAACGGCGCGGACCATGTCGTAGGCCTCGTCGAAGCGGTCGCGAGTGGCGTAGACGTAACGGCGGGGATCGCGGCGCTGGGGGCCCAGAAAGGCCCGGCCCTGCATGTGGGCGGGAACGGACAGGCCGGCCACCGAGAGCATGGTCGGTCCCAGATCCAGCAGGCTGACCAACTGGTCGCGTTGACTTCCGGCCTTCAGTTGTCCGGGCCAGCGGATGATCATGGGGATGCGGATACCGGCATCGTAGAGCCAGCGCTTGCCGCGGGGGAGTCCCTCGCCGTGATCGCTCCAGAGAACCACGATGGTGGACTCGGCTAGACCATCCTCCTCGAGCTGATCAAGCAGTTGCCCGACAATGGTATCGGACCGGGCAATATGGTCGTAGTGACGGGCCAGGGCGAGTCGGGTGACCGGGGTATCCGGCAGGTAAGGCGGGAGACTCACGGATTCCGGGTCGGTCTCGATCGTCTCGTCATCCCTGGGCCACATGCCGCTCTCATGGGTCAAGGTCGGGTTGAATACGGCGAAGAAGGGCTGGCCGGGCCTGCGGTGACGCCAATGGGCGTTGGGGTTGCACTCATCCCAGGCGGTCACCGGTGGTTCAAACTGGTAGTCGGTTTTGTGGTTGTTGGTGCAATAATAGCCGGCGGCGCGCAGGTATTCCGGGAACGCCTTGACGAAATGCGGGGGAACCGCCTCGTAAGGGGTCGGCAATTCGGGAGTCGCCGGATGGGTGTGGGCGGTCCGCATATGGTGACTGCCGATGGAGACGGCATACATGCCGGTGATGACGGCGGATCGGCTGGGTGCGCAGACCCCGGCGGTGGAAAAGGCATTGGGGAAACGGCACCCTTCGGCGGCCAGCTGGTCGATATTCGGGGTTCGAGCCAGGGAATCTCCATAGCAGCCGAATCGGGGACTGGTGTCTTCAAGTGAGATCCAGAGGATATTGATTGGTTTGGATCCGTTTTCGCCTGATGCTGTCATGATTGTTTTCGAGAATGCGGAAGAGCGATGGGTAGAACAAAACTATTTCTTTCCTTGGGTCGGTTCCGGGCTCCGGGATTGGTTGCCTGCCTGCTCGGAGTGACCGTGTTGGCAGGGTGCGGGCGCAAAGACGGAGAGGTGGACTCGACAGGGCCTGTCTTCGCCGCGTGGGAGTCGGCAGAGGTGGCTTCGGCGACGGTGCAGGCTCCGTTCTCCAAGGAGGCTTTTCGAGCCGAACTGGTGCGTGTGCTTTCTCTCGGGTCAATGGTGGCCCGCCATGCCGGCATGGCGGAGGCGGCCGTCGCAGTGCCGACGGATTCGCTGGAAGCGGCCATGGATGTGGTCATGGACATGGAGGTCGCATTCCGTGATCTCGATCTGCCCATCCTCCTCCTCCTCCGTTGGGTGGAGAGCGAACCGGGATCGGCTGTCCAGTGGATGGCCCGGCAGCCGCAGACCGACCGGTTTGTCCTGGTCATCGAGAATGTCTTCTTCAATTGGACGCTCAATGATCCGGAAAAGGCGCTCGCACTGGCCCAGGTCCACGGCGATCGGGGTTTTCGTTACGTGGCCGTCACTTCCTCGATCAGTGCCTTGGGACGAATCGATCCTGAAGCAGCCCGGCTCCAAACCGGGAGGTTGGCCGCCCTGCTTCAGAAGGCGCCACGGATGGATCCGATTGCCTTGATCACGCGTCGCGATCCGGATGCCGCCTGGCGGCAGATTCAGCAGGACTGGGCCGGCGGGAACAAGGACTTTCGGTCGTGGCAATCCTTCTTCGACGTGCTGGCTGAGACAGACCCCCGGCGGGCGGTGGCCCTTCTCTCGGAGCTTCCGGACGAGGGCCTTGCGAACATGGCGGCTATTGCGGCTTATGGGTCGTGGGCGAATAAGGATCCCTGGGCGGCGCTCGAAGCGGCTGGACGGATTTCGGATCAGGGCCGGGTTTATGCCGTCGTCATGCAGGTGATCGAGACAGCCTCGAAGACGGACCCGCAGAGGGGGTTGGACATGGCCAGCTCGATTGAGGATCCGGGTCAACGGCGCCAGGCGATCTTGCGGGCGGTCCGGAGTCTGGATGCCGTTGATCCCGCGTCGGCGCTCGCCGCGATTGCGGGACTCACGGACGTGATATCGCGGCAGGCCGCCTATGAGCAGTTCCTTCCCACCATGGCCGCCTCCGATCCCGACGGGACCATTGCGTGGATCCAGTCCAACCTCGACGGTCAGGTTCAGGCACGAACCCTTGTGGCGGTGCTGGCCAACGAATCGACCCGCGATCCGGAGAGTGCCGCCCGTCGGATCGACCAGGTGCCCCCGGGTCAATACCGGACGAATGCCATCGGTCAGGTGGTCCGGGTCTGGGCGGAGAAAGACCCTCTGGGGGCGTTCAGGTGGGCCTCCGGCCTGGATTCCGAAAGCGACCGGAACCAGGCCCTCTCATCGCTGGCACCGGTGATGACCCGCAAGGACGTCGATCAGGCGATGGTCCTCGCGTCAGAAATGCCACCCGGACAGTCGAGGGATATGTTTGAGCATCAGGTGGCGATGCAGCTGGCCCTGGAAGACCCCGAAACCGCCCTGGACTGGACCAATCGGATCGTCACGCCCAACACCCGCCGCCAGGCCACCGGCAATGTCCTCTACCAGTGGGCCCAGCAGGATCCGCAGAGTGCGTTTCTGCATGCCATGGCGGAGGCGGATCCTGAAGCGAGGGACAACTACGTCTCGCGGGTTGCCTCCGCCTGGGCCAACCAGGATCCGGAAGCGGCGGTCGAGACCCTCGCAGCCTTCAGCGATCGGGGAATCGAGCCGCATCTTTTCTCAGGGGCGCTTTCCCAGTGGATACACAGTGACGAAGCCCGGGCCTCGGATTGGTTGAAGTCGGAAGCACCGCCCGGCGTGAAGGATCAGGGACTGGCCATGCTGGTCGGCACCCGTCTCCAGCACAATGCTCCGGCCGCGGTGGCCGATGCCCTCCAGATCGGAAGCGAGGCGCAGCGCCGGCAGGCTCTCCGGCAGATCCTTGCCTGGTCGCAGCATTTTGATCCGGCTTTCGGCCAGTCACTCCTCCAGGATGGCTCCCGCCTCCCCGCCGCGGATCGGGCCGATCTGCAGCGGGAATTCGGCGACCGTCTCGGCGGCGGCTGAAAGAAACCGTAGCATGCTGGAATGGCGGTTGGTTTAGGGTGTTGGTCGTTGTTTTGTCTCGGACAATCGTTGCGGCTGGCCGGGGACGTCCAGCCCTGCTACCATGCATGCTCCGTTTTCAGCCGTCGAAGAGCAAACAGAGCTTTGTTGGCTCATTGCGCCTTGGCGCTAACCAAGCGCTATTCCAGCATGCTACCGTTTGTTTTGCGCGCGAAAACCCTACGTAGTATGCTACGGTTGGTTTGAGTCGGTTCCGGCTTGATCCTGCAGGGCGCTCAGGGGCACGCTGGAGGTGAAGATCTTCTCGCCGTCGATCGTCCAGAATTCATTCGTCACGGTTGGATCTTCAAGGGTCGTGTCAAAACGGAGCAGGCCGAAGGTGTTCTTGTCGCTGTAGCTGAAGATGGCCTCGGGGATGGGTTCGTGGGTATGGATATTGGTCAGCTTGCCGCTGCCGAATTCGTAGAACCTGTAGCCGAGGGGCCGATCGATCACCCAGGCGTCGGACCGGTGGCGGTCGGAAGAAATCAGGACGATGCCGGAAATGCCCCGCTCATGGATGAAGTCGAAGATTTCGTCCCGTTCGGCCTTGAATCCGCTCCAGGTATCGAAACTGCCCTCCTTGGAGAGATCGGACCAGGCGACGGGCGAGGCGAGGACCTTGAAGGTGGCGGTCGAGCCGGCCAGGGCGTCGAGCAGCCACGCCTTTTGGACCGGCCCGAGCATGGTGCGCTCCGGGGCGTAGGGATTGGTCCGGTAGCTGCGTCCGTCCAGCATGAAGAACTCGACATCCCCGATGGTGAAGCGGAACCAGACGCCCGGGAAAGCGGAGTCGCCGCTGGCCGGGTTGTTCCAGTTGCGTTTGAAGAACTCAAGATTGGGCAGTTTCCAGTCGGGACGGTCCGGATAGGGGCCCAGCCAGAGATCATCCATTCCGGCATCGTGATCGTCCCAAATTGCGTAAGTGCTTACAGAACTCACGAGGCGGCGGAATTCCGGCCGGGACTGGCGCCGGAAGTAGGTGTACCGATGAAAGGCCCCGGGTGTCTCCGGGAGGTCAAGATAGACATTGTCGCCGAGCAGGAGCAGGGCATCCGGTCTGCGCTCAAGAATGGTGTCCCAGACCGGTTCAAAGACGGGGGTATAGCCCGCGCATCCGCCGAAGGCCACGGTGAGGGAGCCGCGGGTGCCGGTTTCGGGTGCCGTCCGGAAAGTGCCTTCCCCGGGAAAGGAGGCTTCAAGGCCGTCGACAAAGACCCGGTAGTGGTAGACGGTGGCGGCCTCCAGGCCGGTCAGGATACCGACGCCGCTCTGATCCTGTGGATCGGTCGTCTCGAAGGTTGTGCTCACGGCGTCTCCGCGGCGGCTGAGAGGGACGGCATCCACCCGGACCCGGGCCGGGTTTGCGGTGCGGACCCAGATCTGGACGGAATGGGGGGTCATCGCGCCGAGCATGGGGCCATGGACCAGTTGGATGCCCATTTCGCGTTTCAGCCCGATGAATTCGGGATGGGCGTAGAGGGGAGCAAGCAGATCGCGCGGACCGGCGATGAACCGGGCAAAGGGCAGTCCGCAATTGAGCGCGCCCCGCAAGGCGGCGATCATCTCATCGGTCTGGCCCAGCTGGCCGAGCGCCACAACCAGATTGAACCAGGATTCCTGATCGGTCGGGTCGATGGCGAGACGTTCCCGGCACCACTGGGCGGCATCTTCCGGATGGCCTTCAAGGGTCGCGAGGATCTGGCGTTGTCCGCGCCGTTTGTAGAAGAGTTCGGCCGGTTGCTCGCCGAACATGCGACGATTCCAGGGATTCTCACTCCCGAAGTAGGGGAAAGGGTTGCCGGGTTCGTAGGCTTCCGGTGGGGCGGACATCCCTTGTTCGCCTTCGGTCTGTGCGAACGTTCCGAGGAGCAGGATTTGCGTAGCGGCAAGGACCGCGATCAGTCTGCGGCTGTTGGCGTTCGGTGGTCTCTTCATGGCTTTGATGCGGCGGACGCCTGACGAATGATCTCATCGAGGCTGATGCCGCCCTTGATTCCGGGTTCAAGATACCTCGTAACGGCTTCGGTGAACGAGGTGGCGACCGGGTGGGCTGGGGGTGCGGTCTCGGGCAGGTTCAGGTTCCATTCCCCGGCATTCTTTTGTGCCCGGTCAAGCAGACGGAGAAACCGGGTATCCCATTCGAGCTTCGGCAGGACGACCCGATAGGTCCGGTCCGGATCCAGGTCCGTCGAGACGCGGGGACCCTCTGGTCCCTTGTCGATCGAAGCGCGAAATCCGGACCATGAGGTCTGGTACCAATCACTCTGCTCCAGGCCCCGGAGATAGGACTCGATGGTCGAACCGAGGAGTCGGGTCTCAACAACCTCGTGGGCGCGTTCGCCGCCGGTGCGGAAAACGGCGTTGACGTCGATCAGACCGATGGGAAGTGAGTCGCGAATGATCTGACCGGGTGCGCAGAAGGCGATTTCGGCTCCGGTCGCCGAACGGAGTGCCGCCGCCCCGAGATCGGCCAGTTGGCGGTAGTCGAAAGTCTGGTCGGTCCAGGCCACGAGACGGCGGGCTTCCGGAGTCAGTCGGGTCTCGGTTTCGCGTATCCACTCGAGCATGCCAATATCGCAGGGCACCGAGTCATGCTCCATTGCGACGAGACGGCTCTCGGCCTGGACGATTTCCTTTGTGTCGAGGTCGATGACGAGCTCGACCCGGCCGACGTATTCCGCGTAGCTCCCGGCCTGGACGATGCGGGCGCCGGTCTCCGGAACCACGACGGCTTCGTGGAGTGCCTCATGGGAATGGCCGGAGACGAAGAGATCAATCAGGGGGGCCAGGCGGGAAAGCGCGGCGCAGGCTTGGGCACCGTCGTGACAGACTGCGATGGTCAGATCGACCAGGGGTTCGAGTCGTTCCGCCTCCTTGGACATGGCGATTCCGGTTTCTTCGTCGTCGAGGCAGTTTTCATTGCGCGGAACGATCATGCCGATCACTCCGACCTTGACCCCGTCGATGTCGAAGATGGCGGAGGGTTGAAAGCTGGTGGTGCCGTCGTCCTCGAGGAGATTGATGCAGAGCATCTGCATGGGATGGGCCAGGGAGGCAAAGCGCCGCAGTTGGGGCAGACCGAAGTCGTGATCGTGATTGCCGGGTGCGCCTGCGTGGTAGCCGATGCGTCCGAGGGCTTCGTAGACGATCTCGCAATCGGTGGCAAAGGCCACGAGATCCCCTTTCTCCGCCACATCACCGGCATCGACGACGAGGACATCGGGCCGGAGGGAGCGTTCCTGCCGGATATAACCGGAGACAAAGGGCAACCCGCCGCTGCCGTCGTAGTCGTCACGCAGATGGGCGTGAAGGTCATTGGTGTGGAGGATAACCAGGGTATCGGTTCGGGCCGGGGCCGAAGAGATGAGGAGCAGTGTGAGAACAAGGGCGGTGGAGACTCGGGGCATGGGTGTGAGATTTCCTCGTAGTGCTGATGAAATAAGCATGAAAATAGAATAACCTTGATGAAAAGACCGGGGCGGGGTTGATTCGATCCAGCGCTGATGGAGTCTTTCCAGGCCTTACAGTCAACACCCGTTCCCCCTGCGAACTCAATCGGAATTTCACGATGAAACGTCGTCACTTTCTCGGACTTGGCCTGGCCACCGGTGCCGGTGTGGGGTTGAACCGCCTCCTGGGCGAATCGCCCACGGTGGGTCATCACTACGAAGCCGCCCAACCGCTCAACCTGAAGATCACCGATCTCCGGACCTTTGTGGTGGATGCCCGCAACGACGAGAATTTCGTCTACGTGAAGCTTTACACCAACCAGGGTCTGGTCGGGCTGGGGGAGGGCACTCTGACCGGCAAGGCCAGGACGGTGGAGGCGGCCATTCAGGAACACAAACGCTACCTGGTGGGCAAGGATCCGTCCGAGATCGAGCGCCATTGGCAGGGGATGTTCCGGGGGCCGCGTTACCGCGGCGGCGCGGTCATGATGTCGGCCATCAGCGCGATCGACATCGCGCTTTGGGACATCCTCGGGCAGGCGCTCGGGCAGCCGATCTGGCAGCTGCTCGGGGGGCGGGTGCGGGACAAAGTCTGGGTTTATCCGCATGAATGGTCGGGTAACATGCTGACGAGGTTCCACTATCCCCCGGGCGCCTCCATTCCGGAGAAGCCGTCCTATCCCGAGATGTTCCTGAGGCGGAAGGAACAGGGCTGGACGGCCTGCAAGGCCACCTTCATGGAGGTGGAGGACAACCGGGTGGAGCCCTCGAAGATGGTGCGTTCGGGCTTGGAGAATCTGAAGAAGGTCCGGGAGGCGGTCGGTCCGGATTTCGCCATCCTGATCGATCTGCACGGAAAGCCGACCACGGCGATGGCCATCGACTTCTGCCGGCGGTCCGAGGAATACAGTCCCTACTTTGTGGAGGAGGCCACGCAGCTCGAAGACCTGGGCGAACTGGCCCTGCTGCGCTCCCAGACTGCGGTGCCCCTGGCCACGGGAGAGCGGCACCTTTCAAAGTACGATTTCAGCGAAATCTGTGCGCGGTATCTCGTCAACGTGATCAATCCGGATGTCGTGCACTGCGGCGGCATCACGGAAATGCGCAAGATCGCCGCCCTGGCCGAGGCTTTCCGGATCGATGTGTCGCCCCACAACCCCCAGAGCGAAGTGTCGACCATGGCCAGCCTGCACGTCTGCATGGCGACGCCCAATGCCAATCTGCTGGAGATCGGTTCGGGTCAGTCCCCTTATTTCGAGGATCTCTTTTACGGAGGCGGCGTTGTCTTTGAGAATGGATTTGCGTTGCCCCCGACCCGACCGGGCCTGGGACTCGAGCTCGATGAAGCGGTCGCGGCGCGATCCCCGTATCAGCCGAAGGACTGGCAGGCCCACGAGTGGCCGGACGGTTCGTTCGGGGATCGATGAGGACCGCGACGGTTGGGCCGCCGGTCAGAAGGCTTCGGTCGTCACGTCGTCAATCAGGTAGATCGAGGCTGCCGTCTTGGTGTCCGCTCCGGGCAGATCGGCATCATATACCCCGGGCGCGCCGGGTTCGCCCTTGTCCATGATGGATTGACGCACGTCCATCCGCCACGCTCCGGTCCGGAAGACGAGGCGGTCGATCGACTCGGGGTTATCCTCGAGGTCGAGATCGGAGTGAATGACGACCCCGTCGACCGAGACGGAATAGCGTTCCTCCCCGCAATCCAGTTCGAGGTCGATCCGGTGCCAGCGGCCCGTTTCGATGGAGGTGCGTTCCACCTCCGTCCCGGCCACGTCGAAGCCCAGCTGGCCGGGTGACCACCAAAGCCGCAGCGGTCGGCCTCCCCGTGCGGTCTGGGCCTCAAATTCGAGTCCGTTCAGACCGAATTGCGCCTGCATCACGCGAAAGCTGATCCGGACGCGTTGGCTGGAGGGGATGACGTGCTCGGCCTTGGCATAGTCGTAGGGTTCCTCATCCCGGAGCTCGAGGACCTGGTTCTGCCTGTCCCAGGGATCCGACACCAGGGACAAGGGCGCCCACTTCGGGACATAGAGATTCCAGGATTCGAGATCGGCCAGGGTTTTTGCCGATTCGAAGGTCTCGTTCAGGTGTTCCGGCTGGATCCCTGTGATGGGCGTGCGGATACGGGCGATCCAGAGGTCCTCCTTGTTGCCGCTGTAGGTGACCCAGAGGTGGTCTCCTGGAGGATTGCCGTTGCCCGGGATGATGCCGCGGATGTATTGCGGCCCGACGGCCTTGTTGACCCCGCGGTAACGCATGGGCGGGACCTCGGTATGGACGGTGAGGAGGTTGTCAAAGGCGTAGCCGTCGTCGCCGGTGACAACGACGAGCGGGAAGCGGTTGCGGTTGGTCGCGCTGTGCGAGTAGACGAGGGCGTAGCGGCCGTCGTCGGTCTGTTGACCCCAGATCTTGGCCGCACTTTCGGGAAACGGATGGCGGCCCTTGGTCCAGGTCAGGCCGTTGTCCGGACTCAGGGCGGCCAGGCCGCTCTTGAAGAGGCCGACCGTCACGCCGTCTGGCCGGGTGTAGAAACTGAAGGCCTTGGGTTCGATATAGTTGACGTCTTCCTCGTAGTTCGGCCCGAAGGTCAGGTCCGATGTCCTCAGGTTGATGGGAACCCGAAAGGTGAAGAACCCGTCATCACCACGGTCGTCCTCCCACCATTGCAGGGTGACGAGTTTGTCGGCCAGCAGGGCCTCGCAGGCTTCGACCAGTCCGGGATCATCACTCTCGGTGTAGAAGGGGAAGGGCGTGTTCGATTCGTCCCAGCCCGCATGCCGGTTGTAGCGGACAAAGAAGATCGGTCCGAGGCTGCCGTCGGGGTAGACCTCGCGGATGACCCGTCCGAGCCCCTGCCCGCGATTGGGACCCCAGCGGACGTTCGGGCAGTAGCTGTAGAATCCGGAGGTGAGCAGCCGGCCGCTCGGGGCCACGTAGAATCCCATCCGCTGATGCATGATCGACTCCGTGCCCGCCGGCTGGACCGGAAGGTCGCGATCCCCGAAATAGCGGGGCGGGGGTAGGATCTCCGGAAGGCGCACCACCGGAAAGGCCACACCGGGATTCTCCCAGTTGTATCCGTCAATAGAAGACAGGAAGCCGGTGCGGCCCGGCCGCCCGTGCTCCTCGACCAGGTTGGAGACATAGTTCATCCAGAACCGTCCCTGCCACCAGGCCAGCATGGGCGCGTGGTTGTAGGTCCAGCCGACCGCGCCCCCTTCGGGTGCCAGGGTGCGGTTGGCCCGGAAGGCCTGGATCTTGTGCACGCCCACGGCCGGGGCAAAGCCTCCGTCGTACCTGCGTTTGTCGCCGGTTTCGGACCCGGTATAGATGACGGGATGATCGGCGATCTCGGAGATGGGCGGTGGAGTGGCACCGGCGGCTCCGGCGGGAATCACCGGCAGCAAGGCGATCAGGACAAGAGCGAAGCGGCGGGACGGGTTTGGGCTTTTGTGAGTATTCATGGTGAATGGTTGAGGTTGGCTCCGGTCGAGGTTGAGGAGGATCTGCGAATGGAAGAGCCGGTGACTCCTTCGGGAGTGGACTAATCCGGCCCGGACGTCCCTGACTCCTCGGGCACATATTCATCGGCTCCAAAATCGATGGTCGGGGTGTAGCGGGGTTGTCCGTCGAAGTCGTCGGCCGCATAGTCCTGATAGAGGCCGTTGTTGATGGCAGGGGATTCGGGCGAGAGGTGAAAGGTCTTGATCACCTCGAGTTGCCCGCCGGCCGTCAGCTCGAGGGGTCCCCAGGCACGGATCCAGTCGGTGCCATTGTCGATGATCAGACTCCAGACAGCGGCCTGTTGCTGGCGGAATTGGGGACGATTTTCGGTCACGCCGTCCTCGGCGGTCATCTGGTCCGGATTATCTCCCGATCCGGCAGTTTCCACTTCGTCTTCCACGGCCGGATCAAGGCAGGCGAGCAGTCGGAAGACTCTCCCTTTGAGTGAGCCGGCTGCGAGCGGGGTTTCCGATTTGACCTGGATCCGGGTCTGGTGAAGGCCCGCAGCCGGGTCGGTCCGCACCACCTCAACAAACACTTCATCCCGGCGGAAGGCGGGATCCATGTCGTACCAACCGTATGCGCGATCATGGCCGCCCTCGACGATATTGTAGTGAACGTCTCCCCCCGACTCGAGAAAGAGTTCGTCGGGCCGGTTTCCCCAGAATATGTTGTTCCGGAGAAGGATCGGTTTGAGGTAGGGGTTTTTCATGTTGTAGTGGTGGACGGCTCCTCCGCCTTTTCCGACGGCCCGGTTCTCCACCACCGTGTTGTTGACCGCTCGAATCCATCCGTGAGAACCACCGAAGGCCCCGGCTTGAGAGTGGGCGGCATTATAGGCGAAGACGTTGTTCTCGAGTTCGACCGCCGCATCATCGTGGTGGACGGCGCCGCCCGACCCGTCGACCTGGTTGCCGAAGAAGAGGTTGTACTTCACCTTGGGATGGGAGAATTTCTGCGAGTCGAGAGCTCCTCCGTCATCGCCGGCATAATTGTTGAGGAAGACGTTCCACCGGATCTCCGGCCAGGAAAAGTACTCGCAGAAGATCGCGCCTCCGTCGCTGCCGCCCTGCGCCTGGTTGCCGGCGAAGAGGTTGTGGATGATGGCGGCCCGGGAGGAATTCAGCAGGCCGATGGCTCCCCCGTTGGAGGACCGGGTGATCGCGTCATCGTTGGTGCCGCAGATATTCTCCCAAAAGACATTGTAGCCGATCTTGGGAATGCAGTCGTCGCGTGCGGAGATGGCGGCGCCGTAGCCGACACCGGTGCTGTTGCGGATGAAAAGGTTGTTCAGGATCGCGGGGTTCGCATAGTTGACCAGGGCGATGGCACCGCCGTCATGGCCGCGTTGTCGACGGCGGTTCTTGTCGTGGCTGTAGTCCGCGGGCTCCGCCGCATGGTTTCCGAGGAAGACGTTGTTGGTGACTGTCGGCGAGGATTCGTGGCAGTAGAGTCCGGCGCCATGATCCGCCACCTTTCCGTGAGCGACCACGAAACCGTCGATGGTCGAATCATCCGCCCCGATGAGCACGCGGCGACTGCCGCCGCCATCAAGGACGGTCGGGTTGAGATGAATATCACGCTCCCAGGTCTCCGGGTTGAAGCCACCGTATAGGTGAATGCCCGCCTGCAGGGTGTAAGGTGTCTCGGAATAGGTGCCCTCGGCCACAAAGATGCCGACCGATCCAACCGATTCGAGAAGGGTCGAGGCCCGGCTGATTGCCTTTGCCAGGCCGGCCAGCGGGGCCGTGGCGGAACCGTCGCCGGTCGCGTCGTCGCCGGTTCCGGCGGAGACATGCAGAACGACGGCAAAGGCGTTGGCCGAAACGGCGCGGGTGGTCGGGCCCAGCTGGTCCAGGTGCCAGCCATGAGGGGCGCTCGTCCAGGCATTCCGGTCTTCAGGAGGGTCGGCCGGGGCATGGGTCGCCAGGATGAGACCGGCGAGCGAGGAGATGGCAACGCGGGGTAGGATTTGCATGGATACAGGAAAGACGATCCGTGGAGCCGCCTAAAGGCGAAAACGCCGAAGAGGCGGACTTTTGGTGACGATCACGGCCGGTTTTGTGGTCCGCGGTCGGCAAAATGCTTTGTTTCATGAACTAAACAGGGAGTCGGAAAAATCGACTCCGCTCTCACTGATCAGATCCCGCCCGAAATCAGCGTTCCGTCCGGGTCAAAAACCAGGCGTTGACGCTCTCCGTCGATCCGCGTGTCGATTTCATAGGTCTGCTGACCTTGAACGGTCACGCACCGCACCCGACGGAGTTCGATCGGTTTACCGGAATCGATGAGAATTCTCGCGATTGCCTCGGGAACACGATCGGCCGCGATCTCCTCGCTCCGTTCAACGAGAACGCCGTCGGGTTGGATTTCCAGTTCCAGATCACCTTGTGCCGTGTCCGCATCCACCGAATACACGAGATCGCCGTTGCGTTCGCGGCGTCGGACATCGTCGAGTTTCGCGTCTGCCAACTCCCGTGCGATGGTGGCCTGAACAGGATCCGGGGCTTCGGTCAGGTTGATCTTGCCCAGCTGGATATCTCCGGACCATCGGGTCGGCCCGGACAGAACCAGCCCGTTGAGCCAGATCTCACCCTCCCGTCGCGCCAGTTCCACCACCACGTCGTGGCCGTCGCTCGAGAGCGTGACGGGTGGAAGCTTCGCCCCGGACGTGGATCCCCGCCGGGCCGTCACCTGATCGGCCAGCATGACCCGCCCGTCAATCACCAGGTCAAACCGTCCGGTCGATCGGGTCTGATCCGCGCCTCCATTGAAGCTGTAGAGTTCCAACAGGTAGTCGCCGGCATCGAGGCCCTTGAGCTTGATCCGGATCGCGTCGTCATCACGCTCCCGCATGCCGTCTCGGAGCAATGATCCCCAGCGGATCGATTCCTCAAGGGCTCCGTTATCCCTCCAGGCCGGTCCGCGGTCGATCTCGATCTCAAACTTGAGATCGAAGCCGCAGGAATAATCCTGATCCCGGTCGTCGGACCAGCGTTCCCACCCGGGTTCGACCCGTTGATCGTCCGGACCGAAGTCGATCTTCAGTTCGGTGCGGGCTGATGG carries:
- a CDS encoding enolase C-terminal domain-like protein — its product is MKRRHFLGLGLATGAGVGLNRLLGESPTVGHHYEAAQPLNLKITDLRTFVVDARNDENFVYVKLYTNQGLVGLGEGTLTGKARTVEAAIQEHKRYLVGKDPSEIERHWQGMFRGPRYRGGAVMMSAISAIDIALWDILGQALGQPIWQLLGGRVRDKVWVYPHEWSGNMLTRFHYPPGASIPEKPSYPEMFLRRKEQGWTACKATFMEVEDNRVEPSKMVRSGLENLKKVREAVGPDFAILIDLHGKPTTAMAIDFCRRSEEYSPYFVEEATQLEDLGELALLRSQTAVPLATGERHLSKYDFSEICARYLVNVINPDVVHCGGITEMRKIAALAEAFRIDVSPHNPQSEVSTMASLHVCMATPNANLLEIGSGQSPYFEDLFYGGGVVFENGFALPPTRPGLGLELDEAVAARSPYQPKDWQAHEWPDGSFGDR
- a CDS encoding sulfatase, whose amino-acid sequence is MTASGENGSKPINILWISLEDTSPRFGCYGDSLARTPNIDQLAAEGCRFPNAFSTAGVCAPSRSAVITGMYAVSIGSHHMRTAHTHPATPELPTPYEAVPPHFVKAFPEYLRAAGYYCTNNHKTDYQFEPPVTAWDECNPNAHWRHRRPGQPFFAVFNPTLTHESGMWPRDDETIETDPESVSLPPYLPDTPVTRLALARHYDHIARSDTIVGQLLDQLEEDGLAESTIVVLWSDHGEGLPRGKRWLYDAGIRIPMIIRWPGQLKAGSQRDQLVSLLDLGPTMLSVAGLSVPAHMQGRAFLGPQRRDPRRYVYATRDRFDEAYDMVRAVRNRRFKYICNFRPEQPYLLWIPYRNRHPIMQEIWRLHGEDRLEGPQKLLLQNRRPVEELYDTEADPFELNNLALNPSHRAELEEMREVMKKWQRKVKDMGDLSEAEMVRRWWPGGTQPVTATPVFIPIGPDRPGMETATDRLETRGPLHLQLHCATQGGSIAWTTGTEEHSRWQLYTGPVRLESGTTTLRAVAHRIGFKPSAEAALEVTVS
- a CDS encoding alkaline phosphatase D family protein translates to MKRPPNANSRRLIAVLAATQILLLGTFAQTEGEQGMSAPPEAYEPGNPFPYFGSENPWNRRMFGEQPAELFYKRRGQRQILATLEGHPEDAAQWCRERLAIDPTDQESWFNLVVALGQLGQTDEMIAALRGALNCGLPFARFIAGPRDLLAPLYAHPEFIGLKREMGIQLVHGPMLGAMTPHSVQIWVRTANPARVRVDAVPLSRRGDAVSTTFETTDPQDQSGVGILTGLEAATVYHYRVFVDGLEASFPGEGTFRTAPETGTRGSLTVAFGGCAGYTPVFEPVWDTILERRPDALLLLGDNVYLDLPETPGAFHRYTYFRRQSRPEFRRLVSSVSTYAIWDDHDAGMDDLWLGPYPDRPDWKLPNLEFFKRNWNNPASGDSAFPGVWFRFTIGDVEFFMLDGRSYRTNPYAPERTMLGPVQKAWLLDALAGSTATFKVLASPVAWSDLSKEGSFDTWSGFKAERDEIFDFIHERGISGIVLISSDRHRSDAWVIDRPLGYRFYEFGSGKLTNIHTHEPIPEAIFSYSDKNTFGLLRFDTTLEDPTVTNEFWTIDGEKIFTSSVPLSALQDQAGTDSNQP
- a CDS encoding metallophosphoesterase; amino-acid sequence: MPRVSTALVLTLLLISSAPARTDTLVILHTNDLHAHLRDDYDGSGGLPFVSGYIRQERSLRPDVLVVDAGDVAEKGDLVAFATDCEIVYEALGRIGYHAGAPGNHDHDFGLPQLRRFASLAHPMQMLCINLLEDDGTTSFQPSAIFDIDGVKVGVIGMIVPRNENCLDDEETGIAMSKEAERLEPLVDLTIAVCHDGAQACAALSRLAPLIDLFVSGHSHEALHEAVVVPETGARIVQAGSYAEYVGRVELVIDLDTKEIVQAESRLVAMEHDSVPCDIGMLEWIRETETRLTPEARRLVAWTDQTFDYRQLADLGAAALRSATGAEIAFCAPGQIIRDSLPIGLIDVNAVFRTGGERAHEVVETRLLGSTIESYLRGLEQSDWYQTSWSGFRASIDKGPEGPRVSTDLDPDRTYRVVLPKLEWDTRFLRLLDRAQKNAGEWNLNLPETAPPAHPVATSFTEAVTRYLEPGIKGGISLDEIIRQASAASKP